The Equus quagga isolate Etosha38 chromosome 2, UCLA_HA_Equagga_1.0, whole genome shotgun sequence genome has a window encoding:
- the PLA2G4D gene encoding cytosolic phospholipase A2 delta: MERLTPREPLGHPHQGEASACWRLTVKVLEARSLGWADLLSEADPYVILQLPTAPGTKFRTKTVTNSSHPIWNESFSFLIQSQVKNVLELSIYDEDSVTEDDTCFKVLYDVSEVLPGQLLRKTFSLCPQGQEELDVEFLMEETSDRPERLITNNVLVARELSCLDVRLDSTRSTALVADQDKLELELVLKGSYEDTQTAALDTASAFCFHYMAAQEAELSGRLRSSESNGWNSDSSAGHLTVPLRSLAVGKEVTIDLPATNVPGVRLQLKTEDCPKEVAVHLSFDLCAEEKAFLSRRKRVAARALKQALQLEGDLQEHEVPVVGIMATGGGARAMTSLYGHLLALQKLGLLDCVTYFGGVSGSTWTMAHLYGDPEWSQRDLEGPIRHAREHLAKSKLDAFSPERLESYRRELELRAEQGHPVTFVDLWALALEAMLHGQVMDQKLSGQRAALERGQNPLPLYLSLNVKENNLGTFDFKEWVEFSPYEVGFLKYGAFVPSELFGSEFFMGRLMRRLPESRICFLEGIWSNIFSLNLLDAWYDLTSSGDDWRQHIKDKIRDLEEPSASSRTSSRPETSWLQPGTALAQAFKGFLTNRPLHQHSSNFLRGLQLHQDYCGQKAFSTWADCQRDSTPGQLTPWERQLCLVDAGFFLNTSCPAMLRPGRRLDLILSFDYSLSLPFEVLQHTELYCRGQGLPFPHVEPSPQDQHQPRECHLFSDPTCPDAPVLLHFPLVNASFKDHLAPGVQRSPAQLPAGQVDLTGATSPYSLFNMTYKEEDFDRLLQLSDYNVRNSQGAILQALRTALKHRALGARPPGAQT; this comes from the exons TGGAGAGACTGACACCCAGGGAACCACTTGGCCATCCTCACCAG GGGGAGGCCTCTGCCTGCTGGCGGCTCACCGTGAAGGTCCTGGAGGCGcggagcctgggctgggctgaCCTGT TGAGCGAGGCAGACCCCTATGTGATCCTACAGCTGCCAACCGCACCTGGAACGAAGTTTAGGACCAAAACAGTCACCAACTCCAGTCATCCCATATGGAACgagagcttcagtttcctaatcCAGAGTCAGGTCAAG AATGTTCTGGAGCTGAGCATCTATGACGAGGACTCAGTCACAGAGGATGACACCTGCTTCAAGGTTCTCTATGACGTCTCAGAAGTCCTCCCTGGCCAGCTGCTCCGGAagaccttctccctgtgtccccag gggcaggaggagctggatgTGGAGTTCCTGATGGAAGAAAC GTCAGACCGCCCAGAAAGGCTCATCACCAACAACGTCCTTGTG GCCCGGGAGCTATCATGCCTGGATGTCCGTCTGGACAGCACAAGGAGCACGGCTCTTGTCGCAG ATCAGGAtaagctggagctggagctggtgcTGAAGGGGTCATATGAGGACACACAGACGGCTGCTCTGGACACAGCCTCTGCCTTCTGCTTCCACTACATGGCGGCtcaagaggcagagctgagcGGGCGCCTGAGG AGCTCGGAAAGCAATGGCTGGAACTCAGACAGCTCAGCAGGGCACCTCACAGTGCCCCTGAGGTCCTTGGCTGTGGGGAAGGAGGTGACCATTGACCTTCCTGCTACAAAT GTCCCAGGAGTGAGGCTGCAGCTCAAGACTGAGGACTG CCCCAAGGAGGTGGCCGTGCACCTGAGCTTCGACCTGTGTGCGGAGGAGAAAGCCTTCCTGAGCAGGAGGAAGCGGGTGGCGGCCAGGGCCCTGAAGCAGGCCCTGCAGCTGGAAGGGGACCTGCAGGAGCACGAG GTCCCCGTCGTGGGCATCATGGCCACAGGAGGAGGCGCTCGGGCCATGACCTCTCTCTATGGCCACCTGTTGGCCTTGCAGAAGCTGGGCCTCCTGGACTGCGTGACCTACTTTGGGGGCGTCTCGGGCTCTACATG GACAATGGCCCACCTCTACGGGGACCCTGAGTGGTCGCAGAGAGACCTTGAGGGACCCATCAGACACGCCCGAGAGCACCTGGCCAAGAGCAAGCTGGACGCCTTCTCCCCAGAGCGCCTGGAGAGCTACCGGCGGGAGCTGGAGCTCCGGGCGGAGCAGGGCCACCCCGTGACCTTCGTGGACCTGTGGGCTCTGGCGCTGGAGGCCATGCTGCACGGCCAG GTGATGGATCAGAAGCTGTCAGGACAGAGAGCTGCACTGGAGCGGGGCCAAAACCCCCTGCCCCTCTACTTGAGCCTCAATGTCAAAGAGAACAATCTGGGGACCTTCGACTTCAAGG agTGGGTTGAGTTCTCCCCCTATGAGGTCGGGTTCCTGAAGTACGGTGCCTTCGTCCCCTCCGAGCTCTTTGGCTCTGAATTCTTCATGGGGCGGCTGATGAGGAGACTCCCTGAGTCCCGGATCTGCTTTCTGGAAG GTATCTGGAGCAACATTTTCTCCCTGAACTTGCTGGATGCCTGGTATGACCTCACCAGCTCTGGTGACGACTGGAGACAGCATATCAAGGACAAGATCAGGGACCTAG AGGAGCCCTCTGCCTCCTCAAGGACCTCCTCAAGGCCAGAGACCTCTTGGCTGCAGCCTGGAACAGCACTGGCCCAGGCGTTTAAGGGCTTCCTGACCAACAGGCCGCTCCACCAGCACAGCTCCAACTTCCTCCGGGGCCTCCAGCTGCACCAGGACTACTGTGGCcagaaagccttctccacctgggCGG ACTGCCAGCGAGACTCCACCCCTGGCCAACTGACCCCATGGGAGCGCCAGCTCTGCCTCGTGGATGCCGGCTTCTTTCTCAACACCAGCTGTCCCGCCATGCTCCGGCCAGGCCGCAGGCTGGACCTCATACTCTCCTTTGACTACTCCCTATCCTTGCCCTTTGAG GTGCTGCAGCACACAGAGCTGTACTGCCGGGGCCAGGGGCTGCCGTTCCCCCACGTGGAGCCCAGCCCTCAGGACCAGCACCAGCCCAGGGAGTGCCACCTCTTCTCGGACCCCACCTGCCCTGATGCCCCTGTCCTCCTGCACTTCCCGCTTGTCAATGCCTCCTTCAAGGACCACTTGGCCCCTG GTGTCCAGCGCAGTCCTGCACAGCTCCCGGCCGGCCAGGTGGACCTCACTGGGGCTACCTCACCCTATTCCCTGTTCAACATGACCTACAAGGAGGAAGACTTTGACCGCCTGCTGCAGCTCAGTGACTACAACGTACGGAACAGCCAGGGTGCCATCCTGCAGGCCTTGAGGACCGCTCTGAAGCACCGGGCCCTGGgggccaggcctccaggggcGCAGACTTGA